One stretch of Leishmania infantum JPCM5 genome chromosome 22 DNA includes these proteins:
- the FPPS gene encoding farnesyl pyrophosphate synthase, whose product MAHMERFQKVYEEVQEFLLGDAEKRFEMDVHRKGYLKSMMDTTCLGGKYNRGLCVVDVAEAMAKDTKMDAAAMERVLHDACVCGWMIEMLQAHFLVEDDIMDHSKTRRGKPCWYLHPGVTTQVAINDGLILLAWATQMALHYFADRPFLAEVLRVFHDVDLTTTIGQLYDVTSMVDSAKLDANVAHANTTDYIEYTPFNHRRIVVYKTAYYTYWLPLVMGLLVSGTVEKVDKEATHKVAMVMGEYFQVQDDVMDCFTPPEKLGKIGTDIEDAKCSWLAVTFLATAPAEKVAEFKANYGSTDPAKVAVIKQLYTEQNLLARFEEYEKAVVAEIEQLIAALEAQNTAFAASVKVLWSKTYKRQN is encoded by the coding sequence ATGGCGCACATGGAACGCTTCCAGAAGGTGTACGAGGAGGTTCAGGAGTTCCTACTCGGCGATGCGGAGAAGCGCTTCGAAATGGATGTCCACCGCAAGGGCTACCTAAAGTCTATGATGGACACTACGTGCCTCGGCGGCAAGTACAACCGCGGCCTCTGTGTCGTGGAcgtggcggaggcgatggcgaagGATACGAAGATGGATGCAGCTGCGATGGAGCGCGTTCTGCAcgacgcgtgtgtgtgcggctggATGATCGAGATGCTGCAGGCCCATTTCCTTGTGGAGGACGACATCATGGACCACAGCAAGACTCGCCGCGGCAAGCCGTGCTGGTACTTGCACCCCGGCGTGACCACGCAGGTGGCCATCAATGACGGTCTCATTCTGCTGGCCTGGGCGACGCAGATGGCGCTGCACTACTTCGCCGACCGCCCGTTCCTcgccgaggtgctgcgcgttTTCCACGACGTCGATCTCACTACCACGATTGGTCAGCTGTACGACGTCACGTCGATGGTAGACTCAGCGAAGCTGGACGCCAACGTGGCGCACGCCAACACGACCGACTACATCGAGTACACACCCTTCAACCACCGCCGCATCGTTGTGTACAAGACCGCCTACTACACCTActggctgccgctggtgatgGGCCTGCTGGTGAGCGGGACAGTGGAGAAAGTGGACAAGGAGGCGACGCACAAGGTGGCCATGGTGATGGGCGAGTACTTTCAGGTGCAGGACGACGTGATGGACTGCTTCACTCCGCCCGAGAAGCTTGGAAAAATCGGCACCGACATTGAAGACGCCAAGTGCTCGTGGCTCGCCGTCACCTTCCTGGCGACCGCTCCGGCCGAGAAGGTCGCGGAGTTCAAGGCTAACTACGGTTCCACCGATCCGGCCAAGGTCGCAGTTATCAAGCAGCTTTACACCGAGCAGAACCTGCTCGCCCGCTTCGAGGAGTACGAGAAGGCCGTTGTGGCGGAGATCGAGCAGCTCATcgctgcgctggaggcgcagaATACCGCCTTCGCGGCTAGCGTGAAGGTGCTTTGGAGCAAGACTTACAAGCGCCAAAATTAA